A single region of the Chryseobacterium culicis genome encodes:
- a CDS encoding ectonucleotide pyrophosphatase/phosphodiesterase, with protein MKRGIHFLLLLISFTAFAQQVNIDTAQVVIPGRQNSTEAQAKPYVIMISTDGFRYDYAQKYNAENLLKLANGGVKAEAMIPSYPSITFPNHWSLITGLYPSHHGLIDNFFYDYKRKEGYAMSNKKNAEDGSWYGGTPLWGLAEKQGMISASLMWVGSASDAGGIRPTYYYPYHEKFTPSEKVGKVVNWLKLPEDKRPHFISLYFPEVDGSGHHYGPDTKETENAVHLIDQAIGDLVQKVNDLGLKNVNFIFVSDHGMIKVDGGTPLEIPAVLFDKNRFDIYNSQTLLRVYVKNPEEIKAVYKELKANKTDDYEVYLDKKLPRYLHFATRDDQYHRIGQILLIPKAPKIFLEKGKKTSVGKHGYNPKVVPEMKATFFAWGPEFKNNLVISEFANINVYPLVAEVLGLKIDQPIDGKLKVLKETLKEKK; from the coding sequence ATGAAGCGAGGAATCCATTTTTTACTGCTGCTAATTTCCTTTACAGCTTTTGCACAACAGGTCAATATTGATACAGCCCAGGTTGTTATACCGGGAAGACAAAACAGTACGGAAGCTCAGGCAAAACCTTACGTAATTATGATCTCTACGGATGGTTTCCGGTATGACTATGCCCAAAAATACAATGCTGAAAATCTTTTGAAGCTGGCTAATGGAGGTGTAAAGGCTGAAGCAATGATTCCAAGCTATCCCAGTATTACTTTTCCCAACCACTGGAGTTTAATCACCGGACTTTATCCTTCTCATCATGGACTGATTGATAACTTTTTCTACGATTACAAGAGAAAGGAAGGGTATGCAATGAGCAACAAAAAAAATGCTGAGGACGGAAGCTGGTACGGAGGAACTCCGCTTTGGGGACTTGCTGAAAAACAGGGAATGATCTCAGCTTCTTTAATGTGGGTAGGATCTGCCAGCGATGCAGGAGGAATAAGACCTACTTATTATTATCCGTATCACGAGAAATTTACTCCTTCTGAAAAAGTAGGAAAAGTTGTAAACTGGCTGAAATTACCGGAAGATAAAAGACCTCACTTTATTTCATTATATTTTCCGGAAGTGGATGGAAGCGGGCATCATTATGGTCCGGATACCAAAGAAACAGAAAATGCTGTTCATCTGATAGATCAGGCAATTGGTGATCTTGTTCAGAAAGTAAATGATTTAGGATTAAAAAATGTCAACTTTATTTTTGTTTCAGACCACGGAATGATCAAAGTAGATGGAGGTACACCTTTGGAGATTCCTGCTGTTCTTTTTGATAAAAACAGATTTGATATTTACAATTCCCAGACTTTACTGAGAGTTTACGTTAAAAATCCAGAAGAGATAAAAGCGGTTTACAAAGAACTGAAAGCTAATAAAACAGATGATTACGAAGTATATCTGGATAAAAAACTGCCTAGATATCTGCACTTTGCCACAAGAGATGATCAGTACCACAGAATAGGTCAGATTCTTCTGATTCCAAAAGCTCCTAAAATCTTTCTGGAAAAAGGAAAGAAAACATCTGTTGGAAAGCACGGCTACAATCCTAAAGTAGTTCCGGAAATGAAAGCTACTTTCTTTGCATGGGGACCGGAATTTAAAAATAATCTGGTGATCAGCGAATTTGCCAATATCAATGTTTATCCCTTGGTTGCTGAGGTTTTAGGATTAAAAATAGATCAGCCCATTGACGGAAAACTGAAAGTTTTAAAAGAAACCCTGAAAGAAAAAAAATAA